Proteins from a single region of Hermetia illucens chromosome 3, iHerIll2.2.curated.20191125, whole genome shotgun sequence:
- the LOC119651120 gene encoding uncharacterized protein LOC119651120 — protein MKVLALVALLACGAFAAEGPQCQAPNGGGLQPVLAEFVDMIPLDKILELLLTSMTSDPETQAVMEYLSSSEFHQIVIMVQNQPSFQSLVDFACTDLYVDAAYYFNVLAGIFGFPEVRAHPRATARAGGFHGLLREILDLIPLDELKALLDEKLATDYYVQLTFQKINSDEFGSIVDSLKANVAYVDMKDRLRGLGVDVDLIIDTINKIFH, from the coding sequence ATGAAAGTATTGGCTCTCGTCGCTCTTTTGGCTTGTGGTGCCTTCGCCGCAGAAGGACCCCAATGTCAAGCTCCAAACGGTGGTGGTCTCCAACCAGTCTTGGCTGAATTCGTTGACATGATCCCACTCGACAAGATTTTGGAACTCCTCTTGACTTCAATGACCTCCGATCCAGAAACCCAAGCCGTCATGGAATATTTGTCATCATCCGAATTCCATCAAATCGTCATCATGGTCCAAAATCAACCAAGCTTCCAATCGCTTGTAGACTTCGCCTGTACCGATTTGTACGTCGATGCTGCCTACTACTTCAACGTGTTGGCCGGTATTTTCGGATTCCCAGAAGTACGTGCTCATCCACGTGCCACCGCCCGTGCTGGTGGATTCCATGGACTCTTGCGGGAAATCCTTGACCTCATCCCACTCGATGAACTCAAGGCCCTTTTGGATGAAAAGTTGGCCACCGACTACTACGTCCAATTGACTTTCCAAAAGATCAACTCTGACGAATTCGGATCTATTGTTGACTCTCTCAAAGCTAATGTTGCCTACGTTGACATGAAGGATCGTCTTCGTGGATTGGGAGTTGATGTTGATCTCATCATTGATACCATCAACAAGATCTTCCATTAA